In Oncorhynchus tshawytscha isolate Ot180627B linkage group LG28, Otsh_v2.0, whole genome shotgun sequence, a genomic segment contains:
- the LOC112227215 gene encoding serine/arginine repetitive matrix protein 2-like, whose translation MGSMTMPAPPQLACEPGFAVCSQSLHSVGSNGGGEEEVGSPTSRKQPPPKPRRDPATKLSISSETVEHSPTLVCRGCRANPDAPQGCGEDCKRIPPPKPRRNPKTQLSTSFDDSCIRKHIGSKSHSPSAECERNPSPPSDESPSHHSDSDEPVYIEMGASVGGGRHIVAPKSEDEEPGESVYEEMKYPLLDDMDYCWDPPGCRSACPPPALLDPEPLHRCSTPRNIPLCDIPAPFPNLLTHRPPLLVFPPAPAQCSPNSDESPLTPLDPLTKLPMMDNPCAYNKSPTSSSEPPLAHLRRELTATPTLTVSGRSSAPPLPCTLYKSSASSAHSYQRSQSACPSPVSMGRCLTPLSLMRTPPFDAPPSASTTPHGKGSPPQDCIAGGRLHGSMQNVSTGRSRTPTSPLDELTNLFTAGRNMMKKNTGGRKSKEPGETESKSKSHSVSKRDGKERHSHKESKRESKDRSKEYSSHLRNTKDRSCSSVEPLPRRYSKDRVCNSVEPLPMKRDSRDRGCNSVEPLPMKRDSRDRGCNSVEPLPMKRDSRDRGCNSVEPLPMKMDSKGRGCKSVELPPVRRDSKDRSVHGMEPLLQLDRKDSPRNGVESRHDSKDSPRNGVESRHDSKDSPGMVWSPDTTAKTLPRMVWSPDTTAKTLPGMVWSPDTTAKTLPGMVWSPDTKCWNGVDSRHDSKDSPWNGVESRHDSKDSPRNCVESRHDSKDSPRSGVESRPDSKERLSHQNPPELLPRQDSKDQNRNGIDLRHDSKVRMGQPPELLPRQDSKDRTRNGMDSRHESKEQMNQPPELLPREDSKDQVRNGMDSRHDSKERMEQPPELLPRQKSKDSPRNGIECRRNGEDRDRESYSLESRHEGKEQSYNGMEPFPLPRQEIKESDRNGLEARRDSKDRSCNGSELLPRHDSYGKSANMVDLRCVNKDRVGHSSEVLPRRDVRDRGTYSVEQSKAQEKNGQSSTATPTRHGRPAGSPPMVFGSGTTELKPALTKYGHSSSAPVTPSPLGTPQRQASEAQMPWKCGDSTMLEQIERKRSLCMEIRSRPQPDRNTQDRNLCKQDSMPTLPIWGKSNGAKKIRPPPYPTQTTVFWDTAI comes from the exons ATGGGCTCCATGACCATGCCAGCCCCCCCGCAGCTTGCTTGCGAGCCGGGCTTTGCCGTGTGCTCCCAGTCACTACACTCGGTGGGCAGTAAcggtggtggggaggaggaggtgggcagCCCTACCTCCCGTAAGCAGCCCCCACCCAAACCCAGGAGGGACCCGGCTACCAAGCTGAGCATTTCCTCTGAGACAGTGGAACACAGCCCCACCTTGGTCTGCAGGGGCTGCAGGGCCAATCCGGATG CGCCACAAGGCTGCGGAGAAGACTGCAAGAGGATCCCTCCGCCCAAACCCAGGAGGAACCCCAAAACCCAGCTGAGCACCTCCTTCGATGATTCCTGCATCCGGAAGCACATTGGCTCCAAGAGTCACTCCCCCTCTGCCGAGTGCGAGCGCAACCCCTCTCCGCCGAGCGACGAGAGTCCCAGCCACCACTCCGACTCTGATGAGCCTGTCTACATCGAGATGGGCGCCAGTGTTGGGGGCGGCAGGCACATTGTGGCGCCCAAGAGCGAGGACGAGGAGCCGGGAGAGTCTGTGTACGAGGAGATGAAGTACCCTCTCCTGGATGATATGGACTACTGCTGGGACCCCCCGGGATGCCGCTCCGCCTGCCCCCCCCCGGCGCTCCTGGACCCAGAGCCTCTCCACCGCTGCTCCACCCCGCGTAACATCCCCCTATGCGACATCCCTGCGCCGTTTCCCAACTTGCTCACCCACCGGCCGCCCCTCCTGGTGTTCCCCCCTGCGCCGGCCCAGTGCTCGCCAAACTCGGACGAGTCCCCGCTCACCCCTCTGGATCCACTGACGAAGCTGCCCATGATGGACAACCCCTGCGCCTACAACAAGTCGCCCACCTCCTCTTCTGAGCCCCCCTTGGCGCACCTTCGCAGGGAGCTGACAGCCACGCCCACCCTGACAGTGTCGGGTCGCTCGTCGGCTCCGCCCCTGCCCTGCACCCTCTACAAGTCCTCAGCCTCCTCAGCCCACAGTTATCAGCGCAGCCAATCAGCCTGCCCCTCCCCCGTCAGCATGGGCCGCTGCCTCACGCCGCTTAGCCTGATGCGCACACCGCCCTTCGACGCCCCTCCCAGCGCCTCCACCACACCCCATGGAAAGGGCTCGCCCCCACAGGACTGCATAGCTGGGGGCAGGCTGCATGGGTCGATGCAGAACGTATCCACGGGACGCTCACGCACACCGACCAGCCCCCTGGATGAGCTGACCAACCTGTTCACCGCCGGCCGGAACATGATGAAGAAGAACACCGGTGGGAGAAAGTCCAAGGAGCCCGGGGAGA CCGAATCCAAGAGTAAGTCTCACAGCGTGTCAAAACGTGATGGCAAGGAGCGGCACAGTCACAAGGAGTCCAAACGGGAGAGTAAGGATCGTAGCAAAGAGTATTCATCTCACCTACGCAACACCAAGGACAGGAGTTGTAGCAGCGTGGAGCCGCTGCCCAGGCGATATAGCAAAGACCGGGTTTGTAACAGTGTGGAACCCTTGCCTATGAAACGGGACAGCAGAGACAGGGGTTGTAACAGTGTGGAGCCCTTGCCTATGAAACGGGACAGCAGAGACCGGGGTTGTAACAGTGTGGAGCCCTTGCCTATGAAACGGGACAGCAGAGACCGGGGTTGTAACAGTGTGGAGCCCTTGCCTATGAAAATGGACAGTAAAGGCAGGGGTTGTAAAAGTGTGGAACTCCCGCCTGTCAGACGGGACAGTAAAGACAGAAGTGTCCACGGCATGGAGCCGTTACTACAACTGGACAGGAAAGACTCTCCCCGGAATGGTGTGGAGTCCAGACACGACAGCAAAGACTCTCCCCGAAATGGTGTGGAGTCCAGACACGACAGCAAAGACTCTCCCGGAATGGTGTGGAGTCCAGACACGACAGCAAAGACTCTCCCCAGAATGGTGTGGAGTCCAGACACGACAGCAAAGACTCTCCCCGGAATGGTGTGGAGTCCAGACACGACAGCAAAGACTCTCCCCGGAATGGTGTGGAGTCCAGACACGAAATG CTGGAATGGTGTGGATTCCAGACACGACAGCAAAGACTCTCCCTGGAATGGTGTGGAGTCCAGACACGACAGCAAAGACTCTCCCCGGAATTGTGTGGAGTCCAGACACGACAGCAAAGACTCTCCCCGGAGTGGTGTGGAGTCCAGACCAGACAGCAAAGAAAGGCTCAGCCACCAGAACCCACCGGAACTTCTACCCAGGCAAGATAGCAAAGACCAAAACAGGAACGGAATTGATTTGAGACATGACAGCAAAGTACGAATGGGTCAGCCACCAGAGCTCCTACCAAGGCAAGATAGCAAAGACCGAACCAGGAATGGAATGGATTCGAGACATGAAAGCAAAGAACAAATGAACCAGCCACCAGAGCTTCTACCCAGGGAAGATAGCAAAGACCAAGTCAGGAACGGAATGGATTCGAGACACGACAGCAAAGAACGAATGGAGCAGCCACCAGAGCTCCTACCCAGACAAAAAAGCAAAGATTCACCCAGAAATGGCATTGAGTGCAGACGTAATGGcgaagacagagacagggaaagctACAGCCTAGAGTCTAGACATGAGGGCAAAGAACAAAGTTACAATGGAATGGAGCCCTTCCCCTTACCACGACAGGAAATCAAAGAGTCAGACAGAAACGGCCTTGAAGCCAGGCGTGACAGCAAGGACAGAAGCTGCAATGGCTCAGAGCTGCTCCCCCGGCACGATAGCTACGGTAAGAGTGCCAATATGGTAGATCTTAGGTGCGTCAATAAAGACCGGGTTGGTCATAGCTCAGAGGTCTTGCCCAGGCGTGATGTCAGAGATAGGGGGACCTATAGCGTTGAGCAATCAAAAGCGCAAGAGAAGAACGGTCAATCATCGACTGCCACACCAACTCGACATGGGAGACCTGCTGGCAGTCCGCCAATGGTGTTTGGAAGTGGCACTACAG AGCTGAAACCAGCACTTACGAAGTATGGCCACTCCTCCTCTGCCCCAGTTACACCCTCTCCCTTAGGGACCCCACAGAGGCAAGCATCAGAGGCACAG ATGCCCTGGAAGTGTGGGGACAGCACCATGCTGGAGCAGATCGAGAGGAAACGCTCCCTGTGCATGGAGATCCGCTCCAGGCCGCAGCCAGACAGGAACACCCAGGACAGGAACCTCTGTAAGCAGGACAGCATGCCTACCCTCCCCATCTGGGGGAAGAGCAACGGGGCCAAAAAGATCCGGCCTCCCCCCTACCCAACACAAACCACCGTGTTCTGGGACACAGCCATCTGA